The Hyperolius riggenbachi isolate aHypRig1 chromosome 3, aHypRig1.pri, whole genome shotgun sequence genome window below encodes:
- the KBTBD13 gene encoding kelch repeat and BTB domain-containing protein 13 gives MPRMTTEMEKLSVTVEGTVFMTDKDLLMNNSEYFRALFQSGMRESTQDEIQLQNLGSLGFLITLRVLAGERPLLSFEEILQAVECAAFLQVELLTKHLVSLIDSDNCIVMYQAAATYGLLDLFHAAAYYIRDIYKQLEEDIHCLPPDLIQYVDSLTQSSFVAVGAHTPTLEFLEDVSRTMCFLDEEKNEWLSLGCIPDEASTFLAGVTMLDNKVFIVGGARGANKKVVEKSFCYDPENHSWSEFDSPHQLRYEVTLVGHEGHLYAFGGEYERVPVASVEKYSLTSRMWTFGKELPQPVAGPPATKAMGRVFLCLWKPQDTTIVYEYDTSQDELIAVSSIRRMQSYGHCMVGHRDNLYIMRNGPSDDFLRCTIENFNITTQQWTTLSGQYVNSKGALFTAVIRGDTVFTLNRVMTLLYNVDDTHNWKPTKEKSGFNKGGSLHTFFLRIPTKTKLMARNLYKNPHQSFL, from the coding sequence ATGCCTCGTATGACAACGGAAATGGAGAAGCTTTCGGTCACTGTGGAAGGGACAGTGTTTATGACAGACAAAGACCTACTGATGAACAATAGTGAATACTTCCGTGCGCTCTTCCAGTCTGGCATGAGGGAAAGTACTCAAGATGAAATACAGCTTCAGAACTTGGGCTCTCTCGGTTTTCTCATCACCTTGagggttctagcaggcgagaggccTCTTTTGTCTTTTGAGGAAATCTTACAAGCTGTGGAGTGTGCAGCTTTCCTTCAGGTTGAGCTACTTACTAAGCACTTGGTTAGCCTGATTGACTCGGACAATTGCATTGTGATGTATCAAGCTGCTGCCACCTACGGGCTGTTAGACTTGTTCCATGCTGCGGCCTACTACATCCGAGATATTTATAAGCAGTTAGAAGAGGATATACATTGCCTGCCCCCTGACCTCATTCAGTATGTAGACTCTCTCACGCAAAGCAGCTTTGTTGCAGTAGGTGCTCATACTCCAACTCTGGAATTCCTTGAAGATGTCTCAAGAACAATGTGCTTTTTAGATGAGGAGAAGAACGAGTGGCTGAGCCTTGGCTGCATCCCAGATGAAGCCAGCACTTTCTTAGCTGGTGTTACAATGCTGGACAATAAAGTTTTTATTGTGGGAGGTGCTCGGGGGGCAAACAAAAAAGTGGTGGAGAAAAGTTTTTGTTATGATCCAGAGAACCATAGTTGGAGTGAATTCGACAGCCCACATCAGCTTCGATACGAAGTGACGCTAGTAGGACATGAGGgacatctgtatgcttttggtggTGAATATGAGAGAGTTCCGGTGGCTTCTGTGGAGAAATATTCTCTTACTTCCCGCATGTGGACTTTTGGTAAAGAGTTACCCCAGCCGGTCGCTGGACCCCCTGCCACAAAAGCCATGGGTAGGGTATTCCTATGTCTCTGGAAGCCACAAGACACAACCATTGTTTATGAATATGATACCAGCCAAGATGAGCTGATTGCTGTGTCTTCAATAAGGCGGATGCAGAGCTATGGCCATTGCATGGTGGGCCACAGAGACAATTTGTACATTATGAGGAATGGGCCATCTGATGACTTTCTTCGCTGCACCATTGAGAACTTTAATATCACCACACAGCAATGGACAACCTTGTCTGGCCAATATGTGAACAGCAAAGGAGCCCTTTTCACAGCTGTTATCCGGGGAGACACTGTCTTCACCTTGAACAGAGTTATGACTTTGCTCTACAATGTAGATGATACTCATAACTGGAAGCCCACAAAGGAAAAGAGTGGATTCAATAAAGGTGGATCTTTGCACACCTTTTTCCTTAGAATACCTACAAAGACAAAGCTCATGGCCAGGAATCTATACAAGAACCCCCACCAGAGTTTCTTATAG